A window from Bombus pascuorum chromosome 12, iyBomPasc1.1, whole genome shotgun sequence encodes these proteins:
- the LOC132913073 gene encoding solute carrier family 12 member 4, which produces MDRFRVTPANNTSQYAPHQQPSLDYDPPLNGAQLEHQHLVPRSASECDGGGTGGDGDSMVGGGNSEKKTEYETNLFLYSEEMEVRPRISTLLTRLSDYSNTIPAATDPDAKPSPVQSGARMGTLIGVFLPCIQNIFGVILFIRLTWVVGTAGAIQGFFIVLCCCCVTMLTAISMSAIATNGVVPAGGSYFMISRSLGPEFGGAVGMLFYTGTTLAAAMYIIGAVEIVLTYMAPSLSIFGDFTKDPSIMYNNFRVYGTCLLMVMGTIVFIGVKFVNKFATVALACVILSIVAVYVGLFYNIYGNESLKMCILGKRLLKDINVLTDCNKNVSGILHQIYCGNSTTKCDPYYMENNVTIVNGIRGLASGVFLENIWDSFQDEGQLIAYGRDPKDMDQMSTSSYNQIQVDLTTTFTILIGIFFPSVTGIMAGSNRSGDLADAQKSIPIGTICAILTTSIVYLSSVLLFAGTVDNLLLRDKFGQSIGGKLVVANIAWPNQWVILIGSFLSTLGAGLQSLTGAPRLLQAIAKDSIIPFLTPFATSSSRGEPTRALLLTVIICQCGILLGNVDYLAPLLSMFFLMCYGFVNLACALQTLLRTPNWRPRFKYYHWSLSFLGLSLCIAIMFMTSWYYALLAMGMAGCIYKYIEYCGAEKEWGDGIRGLALSAARYSLLRLEEGPPHTKNWRPQILILAKLTDDLVPKYRKLFAFASQLKAGKGLTICVSCIGGDYIQNTGRILAAKVNLRKTMGEEKVKGFVDVLVVRDVVDGLSSLIQTTGLGGLKPNTVILGWPYRWKQSQEERNWRGFLQTVRAVAAARMALLVPKGINFFPDSTEKVVGNIDVWWIVHDGGLLMLLPFLLKQHRTWKNCKMRIFTVAQMEDNSIQMKKDLKKFLYDLRIEAEVEIVEMMDSDISAYTYERTLMMEQRNQMLRELRLNKKESLGVVQTLVDFNEVPAEENLPLVQAIVDHHHNVDVKIATKVRFQEPGSQNLNAVDEAQEKLVQETEASKEGEPGEVNETGEEAKEVNEEEAKLIGGSPKQENKDNTENTEKEAKENEEKKSDSPESKKPAITPDEGNVRRMHTSIKLNEVIVKKSKNAQLVILNLPGPPRDTSVERESNYMEFLEVLTEGLERVLMVRGGGREVITIYS; this is translated from the exons gAAGAGATGGAAGTCCGCCCTCGAATCTCTACGCTGCTCACCCGCCTGTCGGATTACAGCAACACGATTCCAGCTGCAACCGATCCGGACGCCAAACCTTCGCCTGTTCAAAGTGGAGCACGAATGGGTACCTTGATCGGTGTCTTCCTGCCCTGCATCCAAAATATCTTCGGTGTTATTCTCTTTATTCGTTTGACTTGGGTCGTTGGTACGGCTGGCGCCATTCAAGGTTTTTTCATCGTGCTGTGTTGTTGCTGCGTG ACAATGCTGACGGCCATCAGTATGAGTGCGATCGCGACCAATGGCGTGGTACCAGCTGGAGGCTCCTACTTCATGATATCCAGAAGTTTAGGACCAGAATTTGGTGGTGCTGTGGGAATGCTCTTCTACACGGGTACCACCTTAGCTGCTGCCATGTACATTATCGGTGCTGTTGAAATTGTCTTG ACTTACATGGCGCCGTCGCTCAGTATATTCGGTGATTTCACCAAAGACCCAAGCATCATGTATAACAACTTCCGAGTATACGGGACGTGTCTGCTTATGGTAATGGGCACCATCGTGTTCATCGGCGTCAAATTCGTCAACAAGTTCGCCACGGTAGCCCTAGCCTGCGTTATCCTCTCCATCGTGGCCGTCTATGTCGGCTTATTTTACAACATCTACGGCAACGAGTCCCTCAA AATGTGTATTCTTGGAAAAAGGTTGTTAAAGGATATCAATGTACTGACCGACTGCAATAAAAACGTCAGCGGAATTCTTCATCAAATTTACTGTGGGAACAGCACTACCAAGTGTGATCCTTACTATATGGAAAATAATGTGACTATCGTAAATGGGATTCGCGGACTGGCCAGTGGTGTATTCTTAG AGAACATATGGGACAGTTTCCAAGACGAAGGCCAACTGATTGCTTATGGGAGAGATCCGAAGGACATGGACCAAATGTCTACGTCTTCGTACAATCAGATCCAGGTCGATCTCACCACTACCTTCACCATTCTCATCGGTATCTTCTTCCCTTCGGTCACAG GAATCATGGCTGGCTCTAATAGATCGGGTGACCTCGCAGACGCTCAGAAATCTATTCCCATCGGCACTATTTGCGCCATTTTAACAACCTCGATAGTGTACCTGTCCAGTGTCTTGCTCTTCGCCGGCACAGTGGATAATCTTCTACTTCGAGACAAGTTTGGTCAAAGTATCGGTGGCAAACTGGTGGTAGCGAACATAGCCTGGCCCAATCAGTGGGTCATCTTGATCGGCTCCTTCTTATCCACCCTCGGTGCTGGTCTCCAATCTTTAACAGGCGCTCCGCGATTACTTCAAGCCATCGCCAAGGACAGTATCATTCCTTTCTTGACTCCCTTCGCCACCAGCTCGAGTCGCGGAGAACCTACGAGAGCTCTGCTATTGACGGTCATCATCTGTCAATGTGGCATTCTCCTTGGCAACGTCGACTACTTGGCTCCCTTGCTATCTATGTTCTTCCTGATGTGTTACGGCTTCGTGAACCTGGCCTGCGCCCTACAGACTCTTCTCAGAACACCGAACTGGAGACCAAGATTTAAATACTACCACTGGAGTCTTTCATTCCTCGGTCTGTCCCTCTGTATCGCCATCATGTTCATGACCAGCTGGTACTATGCTCTATTGGCTATGGGAATGGCTGGGTgcatttacaaatatatcgaATACTGTGGCGCTGAAAAGGAATGGGGTGACGGGATCCGTGGTCTGGCTCTATCCGCCGCTCGTTATTCTCTTTTAAGATTAGAAGAAGGACCGCCTCATACGAAGAACTGGCGGCCACAGATTCTCATCTTGGCCAAACTGACGGACGATCTGGTGCCCAAGTATCGCAAGTTATTCGCGTTTGCCAGTCAGCTGAAGGCTGGTAAAGGTCTCACGATCTGCGTCAGCTGCATTGGCGGAGATTACATTCAAAACACTGGCAGGATTCTGGCGGCAAAGGTGAATCTGCGCAAAACAATGGGAGAGGAGAAGGTGAAAGGATTCGTAGACGTATTAGTTGTCAGGGACGTTGTCGATGGACTTAGTTCTTTGATCCAAACGACTGGATTGGGTGGATTGAAGCCTAATACCGTAATTCTTGGCTGGCCCTATCGCTGGAAGCAGTCGCAGGAGGAAAGGAACTGGAGGGGATTCTTGCAGACCGTCAGGGCAGTCGCGGCAGCCAGGATGGCTCTTTTGGTGCCTAAAGGAATTAACTTCTTCCCTGACTCGACGGAGAAAGTGGTGGGAAATATCGATGTCTGGTGGATCGTTCACGATGGTGGTCTTCTGATGTTGTTACCGTTCCTGCTGAAGCAACATCGCACATGGAAGAATTGCAAAATGAGGATTTTCACCGTAGCGCAGATGGAGGATAATTCTATCCAGATGAAGAAAGACTTGAAGAAGTTCCTATACGACTTGAGGATCGAAGCTGAGGTGGAGATCGTTGAGATG ATGGATTCCGACATATCCGCGTACACGTATGAGCGAACCTTGATGATGGAGCAGAGGAACCAGATGCTGCGGGAGTTGCGGCTGAACAAGAAGGAGTCCCTAGGAGTG GTGCAGACATTGGTGGACTTCAACGAGGTACCCGCTGAAGAAAATTTACCTCTG GTACAGGCGATCGTGGACCATCACCACAATGTTGACGTGAAGATTGCCACCAAGGTGAGATTCCAGGAGCCTGGAAGCCAAAATCTGAACGCGGTGGACGAGGCGCAGGAGAAACTCGTGCAAGAGACGGAGGCGAGTAAAGAGGGAGAGCCAGGAGAAGTTAACGAAACCGGAGAGGAAGCCAAGGAGGTCAACGAGGAGGAAGCGAAATTAATTGGTGGATCGCCGAAACAGGAGAACAAGGATAACACGGAAAATACGgagaaagaagcgaaagaaaacgAGGAGAAGAAATCTGATAGCCCGGAGTCTAAGAAACCTGCGATTACACC GGACGAGGGCAACGTAAGACGTATGCACACTTCCATCAAACTGAACGAGGTGATCGTAAAGAAGAGCAAAAACGCTCAGTTAGTCATCCTGAATCTTCCTGGACCACCAAGGGACACCTCGGTGGAACGTGAATCAAACT ACATGGAATTCCTAGAGGTTCTTACCGAAGGTCTGGAGAGGGTGCTGATGGTGCGTGGTGGCGGACGAGAGGTGATCACCATCTACTCGTGA
- the LOC132913055 gene encoding PRKC apoptosis WT1 regulator protein-like isoform X1, whose amino-acid sequence MSRYFFDITGMASSSVSQEDFDNDFELTSRRSRIRTARARVVPPRAGDSSSINFQKGAQNVEESQGVCDTSSNSVLPPEHENQQNKPIMRKQDKRVTGRPTHINKGKQQRDRRKLREKRRSTGVVHLPSTESTGGSTGEDEEDLSGTCLETKHNTHHNEFLDHELIEERTAKMFTQRRNKRHYRTSYRSCINRHSCHSDLEADDEEFDSLNQSDSVNQSDHGNHEPQASVNTVNQPRLSTPTGDNPHELIERAQEENRRLLSLLEDRDHKIMALEARLLQQQHEMTIERERLREENAALIRAMAALASN is encoded by the exons ATGTCCAGGTATTTTTT CGATATAACCGGCATGGCGTCCAGCTCCGTCAGCCAGGAGGATTTTGACAATGACTTCGAGTTAACATCCAGGAGGTCTAGGATCAGAACCGCAAGGGCACGTGTCGTTCCACCCAGGGCAGGAGACTCATCTTCCATAAACTTTCAAA AGGGTGCACAGAACGTAGAAGAATCTCAAGGTGTGTGCGACACGAGTTCCAACAGCGTGCTTCCACCTGAACATGAGAATCAACAGAATAAACCAATAATGAGGAAACAGGACAAACGAGTGACTGGCCG GCCAACGCACATAAACAAGGGAAAGCAGCAACGCGATCGACGGAAGCTTCGAGAGAAGAGACGAAGTACCGGAGTAGTACATTTGCCATCAACGGAG AGTACAGGAGGTAGTACAggagaagatgaagaagatcTTAGTGGCACTTGTCTTGAAACTAAACACAACACACACCACAATGAGTTCCTAGATCATGAACTCATAGAA GAACGGACAGCAAAAATGTTTACTCAAAGGCGAAACAAAAG GCATTACCGTACTTCCTACAGGTCATGTATAAATAGGCACAGTTG CCACTCCGATTTGGAAGCAGATGACGAGGAATTCGATTCCTTGAATCAGTCTGACAGTGTCAATCAATCAGATCATGGAAATCACGAGCCACAAGCTTCCGTAAACACCGTCAATCAACCAAGACTGTCTACGCCAACAGGAGATAATCCACACgaa CTGATAGAACGAGcgcaagaagaaaatagaaggtTGTTGTCCCTCCTGGAGGATCGGGATCACAAGATAATGGCCCTTGAAGCTCGGCTGCTTCAACAGCAGCACGAAATGACCATAGAAAGGGAACGGCTTCGTGAGGAGAATGCCGCGTTAATTCGTGCTATGGCAGCCCTGGCGAGTAATTAA
- the LOC132913055 gene encoding PRKC apoptosis WT1 regulator protein-like isoform X3: MASSSVSQEDFDNDFELTSRRSRIRTARARVVPPRAGDSSSINFQKGAQNVEESQGVCDTSSNSVLPPEHENQQNKPIMRKQDKRVTGRPTHINKGKQQRDRRKLREKRRSTGVVHLPSTESTGGSTGEDEEDLSGTCLETKHNTHHNEFLDHELIEERTAKMFTQRRNKRHYRTSYRSCINRHSCHSDLEADDEEFDSLNQSDSVNQSDHGNHEPQASVNTVNQPRLSTPTGDNPHELIERAQEENRRLLSLLEDRDHKIMALEARLLQQQHEMTIERERLREENAALIRAMAALASN; this comes from the exons ATGGCGTCCAGCTCCGTCAGCCAGGAGGATTTTGACAATGACTTCGAGTTAACATCCAGGAGGTCTAGGATCAGAACCGCAAGGGCACGTGTCGTTCCACCCAGGGCAGGAGACTCATCTTCCATAAACTTTCAAA AGGGTGCACAGAACGTAGAAGAATCTCAAGGTGTGTGCGACACGAGTTCCAACAGCGTGCTTCCACCTGAACATGAGAATCAACAGAATAAACCAATAATGAGGAAACAGGACAAACGAGTGACTGGCCG GCCAACGCACATAAACAAGGGAAAGCAGCAACGCGATCGACGGAAGCTTCGAGAGAAGAGACGAAGTACCGGAGTAGTACATTTGCCATCAACGGAG AGTACAGGAGGTAGTACAggagaagatgaagaagatcTTAGTGGCACTTGTCTTGAAACTAAACACAACACACACCACAATGAGTTCCTAGATCATGAACTCATAGAA GAACGGACAGCAAAAATGTTTACTCAAAGGCGAAACAAAAG GCATTACCGTACTTCCTACAGGTCATGTATAAATAGGCACAGTTG CCACTCCGATTTGGAAGCAGATGACGAGGAATTCGATTCCTTGAATCAGTCTGACAGTGTCAATCAATCAGATCATGGAAATCACGAGCCACAAGCTTCCGTAAACACCGTCAATCAACCAAGACTGTCTACGCCAACAGGAGATAATCCACACgaa CTGATAGAACGAGcgcaagaagaaaatagaaggtTGTTGTCCCTCCTGGAGGATCGGGATCACAAGATAATGGCCCTTGAAGCTCGGCTGCTTCAACAGCAGCACGAAATGACCATAGAAAGGGAACGGCTTCGTGAGGAGAATGCCGCGTTAATTCGTGCTATGGCAGCCCTGGCGAGTAATTAA
- the LOC132913055 gene encoding PRKC apoptosis WT1 regulator protein-like isoform X2: MSSDITGMASSSVSQEDFDNDFELTSRRSRIRTARARVVPPRAGDSSSINFQKGAQNVEESQGVCDTSSNSVLPPEHENQQNKPIMRKQDKRVTGRPTHINKGKQQRDRRKLREKRRSTGVVHLPSTESTGGSTGEDEEDLSGTCLETKHNTHHNEFLDHELIEERTAKMFTQRRNKRHYRTSYRSCINRHSCHSDLEADDEEFDSLNQSDSVNQSDHGNHEPQASVNTVNQPRLSTPTGDNPHELIERAQEENRRLLSLLEDRDHKIMALEARLLQQQHEMTIERERLREENAALIRAMAALASN, encoded by the exons ATGTCCAG CGATATAACCGGCATGGCGTCCAGCTCCGTCAGCCAGGAGGATTTTGACAATGACTTCGAGTTAACATCCAGGAGGTCTAGGATCAGAACCGCAAGGGCACGTGTCGTTCCACCCAGGGCAGGAGACTCATCTTCCATAAACTTTCAAA AGGGTGCACAGAACGTAGAAGAATCTCAAGGTGTGTGCGACACGAGTTCCAACAGCGTGCTTCCACCTGAACATGAGAATCAACAGAATAAACCAATAATGAGGAAACAGGACAAACGAGTGACTGGCCG GCCAACGCACATAAACAAGGGAAAGCAGCAACGCGATCGACGGAAGCTTCGAGAGAAGAGACGAAGTACCGGAGTAGTACATTTGCCATCAACGGAG AGTACAGGAGGTAGTACAggagaagatgaagaagatcTTAGTGGCACTTGTCTTGAAACTAAACACAACACACACCACAATGAGTTCCTAGATCATGAACTCATAGAA GAACGGACAGCAAAAATGTTTACTCAAAGGCGAAACAAAAG GCATTACCGTACTTCCTACAGGTCATGTATAAATAGGCACAGTTG CCACTCCGATTTGGAAGCAGATGACGAGGAATTCGATTCCTTGAATCAGTCTGACAGTGTCAATCAATCAGATCATGGAAATCACGAGCCACAAGCTTCCGTAAACACCGTCAATCAACCAAGACTGTCTACGCCAACAGGAGATAATCCACACgaa CTGATAGAACGAGcgcaagaagaaaatagaaggtTGTTGTCCCTCCTGGAGGATCGGGATCACAAGATAATGGCCCTTGAAGCTCGGCTGCTTCAACAGCAGCACGAAATGACCATAGAAAGGGAACGGCTTCGTGAGGAGAATGCCGCGTTAATTCGTGCTATGGCAGCCCTGGCGAGTAATTAA
- the LOC132913055 gene encoding PRKC apoptosis WT1 regulator protein-like isoform X4, with protein MSRYFFDITGMASSSVSQEDFDNDFELTSRRSRIRTARARVVPPRAGDSSSINFQKGAQNVEESQGVCDTSSNSVLPPEHENQQNKPIMRKQDKRVTGRPTHINKGKQQRDRRKLREKRRSTGVVHLPSTESTGGSTGEDEEDLSGTCLETKHNTHHNEFLDHELIEERTAKMFTQRRNKSHSDLEADDEEFDSLNQSDSVNQSDHGNHEPQASVNTVNQPRLSTPTGDNPHELIERAQEENRRLLSLLEDRDHKIMALEARLLQQQHEMTIERERLREENAALIRAMAALASN; from the exons ATGTCCAGGTATTTTTT CGATATAACCGGCATGGCGTCCAGCTCCGTCAGCCAGGAGGATTTTGACAATGACTTCGAGTTAACATCCAGGAGGTCTAGGATCAGAACCGCAAGGGCACGTGTCGTTCCACCCAGGGCAGGAGACTCATCTTCCATAAACTTTCAAA AGGGTGCACAGAACGTAGAAGAATCTCAAGGTGTGTGCGACACGAGTTCCAACAGCGTGCTTCCACCTGAACATGAGAATCAACAGAATAAACCAATAATGAGGAAACAGGACAAACGAGTGACTGGCCG GCCAACGCACATAAACAAGGGAAAGCAGCAACGCGATCGACGGAAGCTTCGAGAGAAGAGACGAAGTACCGGAGTAGTACATTTGCCATCAACGGAG AGTACAGGAGGTAGTACAggagaagatgaagaagatcTTAGTGGCACTTGTCTTGAAACTAAACACAACACACACCACAATGAGTTCCTAGATCATGAACTCATAGAA GAACGGACAGCAAAAATGTTTACTCAAAGGCGAAACAAAAG CCACTCCGATTTGGAAGCAGATGACGAGGAATTCGATTCCTTGAATCAGTCTGACAGTGTCAATCAATCAGATCATGGAAATCACGAGCCACAAGCTTCCGTAAACACCGTCAATCAACCAAGACTGTCTACGCCAACAGGAGATAATCCACACgaa CTGATAGAACGAGcgcaagaagaaaatagaaggtTGTTGTCCCTCCTGGAGGATCGGGATCACAAGATAATGGCCCTTGAAGCTCGGCTGCTTCAACAGCAGCACGAAATGACCATAGAAAGGGAACGGCTTCGTGAGGAGAATGCCGCGTTAATTCGTGCTATGGCAGCCCTGGCGAGTAATTAA